From the genome of Candidatus Chlorobium masyuteum:
TTGATGAGGGATATCTTGTCCCACATGGTGAGAAAGTCCGCCTGCAAACCTCCGACAACCTCAGCCCAGGGGCTTGGAAGGTTGGCTTTTTTGAAAAAGGATTGTTTTCCGTCACTTTCGGCATAGATAAGAGCGTGCTCTTTCCAGCTGTAGTTGTTTTCAGCACCTACATGCTTGAGATAGTGCTGGAGTTGTGAGTATCCGCCAAAAACGATATGCAGTCCCGACTCTACCGAATCCCCGTCGCTATCCTTCCAGACAGAGACCTTCCCGCCGAGCACTTTGCGTTTTTCATAAATCTCTACCGAATGGCCCTTATCGACAAGTTCTATTGCTGCACTGAGCCCTGCAACCCCTGCTCCGAAAATTGCTATTTTCACCGATTAGCTATGATTTTTATTGGAAAGGTACGTGGATTGCCTGATTCAGGCCGGGTAATATACGTAAAGATAGACCGATAACGAAAATCGGATCATACCGGCATTCGACAGGAGGAATTAATTGAGTTACCCTTTCAGGGCTCTGAGTGCCTTGTCAATTTCTGACAGTATTCTCATTCCGAGCCGGAATGATTCACTGACGAGAAAGCGCAGATCCTGATTTGCCGGGCGGCGCGGAACAGGCGGAAATCCTCTTTTTTCTACAGGCTTTCCTTGTATCGCATTGGTTTCAACCTTATTGTTCTCTCTTTCAGCCATGGAATAAAACAATAACTGATAACGGGTTTGAAAAAACCACCTCTTCCTGTGGACTCTTGGGGTGATTTGGATAAATTGCAAAAACAACCAAAAGAAAACAACCCGCAACAGTCTGCCATCGCATAAGTAGTTCTGTAATCGCTATTAGCCCTAAATAATTTAAGATTTTCGATGAAAAGGTTGTGAAATTTAAAGAAAATGGTTGTTTATTTCTTACAATTGTGTAATTTTCACTAAATTTGATAAAACAAAAACCGCTTATGTCCGGACATCTTGATCTGATTGATCTGAAAATCATCGAGTCTCTTGGTGAAAATGGCAGGGTTCGGTTGAGTGAGCTTGCTGAAGTGGTGGGCCTTTCCATACCATCAGTCAGCGAGAGGCTCGACAAGCTGCAGAAGAACGGCATTATCAAAGGTTTTAGCATGGAGGTTGATGAGCGGCAGCTCGGTTTTGACATTCATGCGTTTGTACGGGTAAGAATTGATTCATCCAAGCACTATAAATCATTTATGGAGCATGTGATGAAGGAAGATGAGATTATGGAGTGTTTCTCCGTTACCGGTGAAGGGTCGCATATTCTGAAGGTTATGACCCACAACACTGCATCGCTTGAGCAGTTTCTTTCAAGAATACAGAGCTGGCCGGGAGTTCTCGGCACCAACACCAGTTTTGTGCTCTCCCAGCTCAAGAAGAACAAAAAAATAAGTGCAGAGATTGTCCGCAGCAATCTTCAGGATCGTCAGGTTCTGATCACCTTTGATGAGAAGAAATCAAGAAAATCATAAGGCAATTTTTCATTTTTTCAGTAACAGGCAGTATCCAGCAAATCAACAAGGAGGTTCTCTTGAGCAGTGAAAGTAAAATTCCGGTATCCACTTACTTTGGTGCGATGACCTTTGATCAGAAAGCCATGCGTGCAAGGCTTCCCAAAGAGGTATTCACGGCATTGCAGGGCACCATCAAGGCAGGTAAAAAAATAACTGAGGAGATTGCCGGTGTCGTTGCACACGGCATGAAAGAGTGGGCGATGGAGAAAGGCGCCACTCATTACACCCACTGGTTTCAGCCGATGACCGGCTCCACGGCAGAAAAGCATGATGCATTTTTGTCGATTGACCGTGACGGCACACCGATCGAGCGTTTTTCCGGCGAACAGTTGATCCAGGGTGAACCTGATGCATCAAGCTTTCCGTCCGGCGGCATGCGCACCACCTTTGAAGCCCGTGGCTACACCGCATGGGATCCTTCAAGTCCTGCATTCCTTATGAAGGGCGGCAAAGATCTGACTCTTTGTATTCCGACCGTCTTCATCTCCTATAATGGCGAAGCTCTTGATGCCAAAACGCCGCTTCTGCGTTCCATGGATGCTGTAAGCAAATCCTCCATCAGGCTTCTTGAGACCCTTGGTGTCAGCGGTGTTTCACGCGTTAAAACCTTTGCCGGTTGCGAACAGGAGTACTTCCTGATCGACAGAAAATACTATACCGAACGTCCTGACCTTGTCATGTGCGGCCGTACCCTGCTTGGCGCTCTCCCTCCGAAAGGCCAGCAGCTTGAGGACCACTATTTCGGATCGATTCCCGACCGTGTTCTTGAGTTCATGCAGGATGTTGAGCACGAGCTCTATCTGCTTGGTATTCCGGCAAAAACCCGTCACAATGAGGTTGCACCCCATCAGTTCGAGATTGCTCCGATTTTTGAAGAGGCCAACATTGCCGTTGATCACAACCTGCTTGTCATGGAAGTGATGAAAAAGATTGCCGAAAAGAAAGGCTTTGCTCTTCTTCTGGCTGAAAAACCGTTTGCCGGCATCAACGGCTCAGGCAAACACAACAACTGGTCAATCGGCACCGATACCGGCATCAACCTGCTTGATCCGGGTGATACTCCTGAAAAGAACATTCAGTTCCTTGTTTTCCTTGTTGCCGTTCTTGGCGGTATCTACAAGAGAGCTGATATTCTCAGAATGTCTATTGCAAGCATGGGCAACGACCATCGTCTCGGTGCCAACGAAGCTCCTCCTGCTGTGGTTACCGTCTTCCTCGGCGAGCTGCTTGAGCGTGTGCTTGATGCAATTGAGAGCGGCAAGGTAGACCTTAAAACCGAAAAACAGGTGCTCAACCTCGGTCTGGCACAGGTTCCCGAGGTCAACAAGGACTATACCGACCGCAACCGTACCTCACCGTTCGCCTTTACCGGCAACAAGTTCGAGTTCAGGGCTGTCGGTTCATCACAGGCCGCTTCTGTGCCGAACATGGTGCTCAACACCCTTATGGCCGAATCGGTTGACCAGATGGCTGATGCGATTCTTGCCAAAATCAAGGCAGGAAAAGAGAGGGATTCAGCAATTCTTGAGACCCTCCGCGAGCAGATCACCGCAACAAAGGCAATCCGCTACCAGGGAGATAACTACAGTGAAGCCCTTCAGCAGTATGCGAAGGATAACGGTCTGCCTAACCTGAAGAACACTCCTCAGTCTCTCAGGGTGCTCCTCAAGAAGGATGTTCAGGATGTGTTTATCAAGTATGGCGTCCTGACTGCCGAAGAGACCAATTCACGTCTGCACATCCGTCTCGAGCGCTATGTCAAGGGTATCGATATCGAAGCCCGCACGCTCCAGCTTATGCTGAAGACCTTTGTTATTCCTGATGTTTCCGAATATCAGGGTGATATCGGCAGCTCCTTCAACAACCTGCTTGCTGCGGCAGAGGCTATCGGGCTTTCCGACAAGGCAATCAAGAGCCAGGCCGATCATCTCAAAAAACTGGCCGAAAACCTTTCGACCCTGATTGATTTGACCGGTGAGTTTGATGAGGCCGTTGAAAAGCTTGAGACGCTTGACAGCGAGTTTGATAAAGCGGATTACTGCGCCGACGTCCTGCTCCCATTCATGGTTAAAGTCCGTGAAGTTTCGGACAGGCTTGAGCTGATGGTTGACCGCAGCCGCTGGCAGCTTCCGACCTACTCGGAAATGCTCTTCGAGCACTGAACACAATCAGCATGAACAAACAAAAAAGGTCCGCACTTGCGGGCCTTTTTTGTTTGTCTACTCTCCGATGATTTTGATGAGCACCCGCTTTTTTCTCTTGCCGTCAAACTCGCCGTAGAAGATCTGCTCCCAGGTTCCGAAATGGAGCCTCCCTCTGGTGACGGCAACCATAACCTCCCGCCCCATGATCTGGCGTTTGTGGTGGGCATCGCCGTTATCCTCTCCGGTTCGGTTATGCTGGTAGCGGCTGAGCGGTTCATGCGGAGCCAGCTCTTCAAGCCATTTTTTGTAGTCCTGATGCAGTCCCGGCTCGTCATCATTGATAAAGACCGATGCGGTAATGTGCATCGCGTTGACGAGGCAGAGCCCCTCCTGAATGCCGCTCTCCTCCAACGCTTGCTCAACTTCGCCGGTGATATTGACAAAATCCATTCGTGCAGGTATCTCAAGCCAGAGTTCCTTGTGGTATGATTTCATGTTTTAAGAGGTGGTTAATTGAGGTGCCATGATGGTATTGGCCGTACGCGTATTCATTTCATCCCGGAAGTTACCATTTTGATTTGAGATCAAGCGCTATTTGCGATCACCCATATACCGCACGCTTCGTCTGGTGTTCAGTTGATCATTGCTGTTTTGCTCAAGGTATTGAGTAAAACTATTATCCTCCTTGAAACGAGTTGAATCAGAAAACGCTCTCAGTTTCGATCCCTGTGAACTCTTTGCCTGAACGGCATTCCGCGCAGAAGGATGGATGCGTAACGACACCCGTTACCTCGGAATGGAGTAGCTCGCTCTGACCCCATTTTTTGAAAGCAGCAGTTGCCATAACTGGTTTGTTCTCGATCTGAACCCGCCCGTGCAGCTCAAGAGATAGTACCGCCACATGCGCTGAAACGCTTCGTCGTAACGGGGTGGCAGCA
Proteins encoded in this window:
- a CDS encoding Lrp/AsnC family transcriptional regulator, with the protein product MSGHLDLIDLKIIESLGENGRVRLSELAEVVGLSIPSVSERLDKLQKNGIIKGFSMEVDERQLGFDIHAFVRVRIDSSKHYKSFMEHVMKEDEIMECFSVTGEGSHILKVMTHNTASLEQFLSRIQSWPGVLGTNTSFVLSQLKKNKKISAEIVRSNLQDRQVLITFDEKKSRKS
- a CDS encoding secondary thiamine-phosphate synthase enzyme YjbQ, with amino-acid sequence MKSYHKELWLEIPARMDFVNITGEVEQALEESGIQEGLCLVNAMHITASVFINDDEPGLHQDYKKWLEELAPHEPLSRYQHNRTGEDNGDAHHKRQIMGREVMVAVTRGRLHFGTWEQIFYGEFDGKRKKRVLIKIIGE
- a CDS encoding glutamine synthetase III family protein yields the protein MSSESKIPVSTYFGAMTFDQKAMRARLPKEVFTALQGTIKAGKKITEEIAGVVAHGMKEWAMEKGATHYTHWFQPMTGSTAEKHDAFLSIDRDGTPIERFSGEQLIQGEPDASSFPSGGMRTTFEARGYTAWDPSSPAFLMKGGKDLTLCIPTVFISYNGEALDAKTPLLRSMDAVSKSSIRLLETLGVSGVSRVKTFAGCEQEYFLIDRKYYTERPDLVMCGRTLLGALPPKGQQLEDHYFGSIPDRVLEFMQDVEHELYLLGIPAKTRHNEVAPHQFEIAPIFEEANIAVDHNLLVMEVMKKIAEKKGFALLLAEKPFAGINGSGKHNNWSIGTDTGINLLDPGDTPEKNIQFLVFLVAVLGGIYKRADILRMSIASMGNDHRLGANEAPPAVVTVFLGELLERVLDAIESGKVDLKTEKQVLNLGLAQVPEVNKDYTDRNRTSPFAFTGNKFEFRAVGSSQAASVPNMVLNTLMAESVDQMADAILAKIKAGKERDSAILETLREQITATKAIRYQGDNYSEALQQYAKDNGLPNLKNTPQSLRVLLKKDVQDVFIKYGVLTAEETNSRLHIRLERYVKGIDIEARTLQLMLKTFVIPDVSEYQGDIGSSFNNLLAAAEAIGLSDKAIKSQADHLKKLAENLSTLIDLTGEFDEAVEKLETLDSEFDKADYCADVLLPFMVKVREVSDRLELMVDRSRWQLPTYSEMLFEH